From one Candidatus Chlorobium masyuteum genomic stretch:
- the tsaB gene encoding tRNA (adenosine(37)-N6)-threonylcarbamoyltransferase complex dimerization subunit type 1 TsaB: MNILSIECTHAHLSVALLTDNGAVTEVFSTEWKKAAESLVPLIDQVMAEAGLDRHELQAIAISSGPGSFTSLRIGMSVAKGVAYGLGLPLIPVPTMPAMAASLPDKADKIMAVIPSRKGEYYFAIYNQDELASGLWHDEIARGSAADVLAAASGHAGLVVVGRGLAEIIPLLAGSGAVYREAEFFTAKSLIPHALRLFAEADAAELNGITPDYRQMFTPNGR, translated from the coding sequence ATGAATATTCTTTCCATAGAGTGCACCCATGCACATTTGAGTGTCGCACTTTTGACTGATAATGGAGCTGTTACGGAAGTTTTTAGTACAGAGTGGAAGAAGGCGGCTGAATCGCTTGTTCCGCTGATTGATCAGGTTATGGCCGAAGCAGGGCTCGACCGGCACGAGCTTCAGGCTATTGCAATCTCCTCCGGGCCGGGCTCGTTTACCTCACTGCGTATCGGGATGTCGGTTGCCAAAGGTGTTGCCTACGGACTCGGTTTGCCGCTTATTCCGGTGCCGACCATGCCCGCCATGGCCGCATCGCTGCCGGACAAAGCGGATAAAATTATGGCGGTTATCCCTTCCCGCAAAGGGGAGTACTACTTTGCAATCTATAATCAGGATGAGCTTGCCTCAGGACTCTGGCATGATGAGATAGCGCGAGGCTCCGCCGCTGATGTGCTCGCTGCGGCCTCCGGACATGCTGGACTTGTAGTTGTCGGGCGCGGGCTTGCCGAGATTATTCCGTTGCTCGCGGGTTCAGGCGCAGTATACAGAGAGGCCGAGTTCTTTACCGCCAAATCCCTTATTCCCCACGCCCTTCGACTCTTCGCCGAAGCCGATGCCGCAGAACTTAACGGCATTACCCCAGATTACCGCCAGATGTTCACTCCCAACGGAAGGTAA
- the gyrA gene encoding DNA gyrase subunit A, protein MQRERILPISIEEEMRGSYLDYSMSVIVSRALPDVRDGLKPVHRRVLYGMHELGLQAGKPHKKSARIVGEVLGKFHPHGDTAVYDSLVRLVQDFSMRYPLIDGQGNFGSVDGDSPAAMRYTEVRMKAIAGEMLKDLDKGTVDFALNFDDSLEEPTVLPSAIPNLLANGSSGIAVGMATNIPPQNLREIVDGMIALIANPELEIADLMKFVIAPDFPTGGIIYGYEGVRNAYMTGRGKVVIRARALVEVTQKNGRESIIVTELPYQVNKVRLIEKIVELVHDKKLEGIADIRDESDRDGMRLVIELKRDAVAKVVLNNLYKHTPMQDTFGVIMLALVDGVPRVLNLKEMMIYYIKHRNEIVLRRTRYDLDTAEKRAHILEGLKICLDNLDEVITTIRQSPDANTAQEKLMERFGLSELQSKAILEMRLQRLTGMERKKIDMEYTETLALIEELKFILSSPEKQMEIIREELLKVREVYGDARRTEIVPQEGDFSIEDMIAQEDVVITITHDGFIKRFPVSGYRRQARGGKGVTGAQAKHDDFIEHMFIASTHNYILFFTNRGRCYWLKVYEIPEAGRAARGRALANIMELQPGEKIRAYINIRNFDEPGFIVMATTNGIVKKTPLDDFSHPRRNGIAAITIEEHDELLDARLTDGEHQIILAKSSGFVVRFAEAEIRSMGRTAMGVKGITLDEGEKCISMVTTKRFDTALLAVTDNGFGKRSRVEDYRLTRRGARGVITLKAHEKIGALVGLLDVNDDDDLIIITTHGIVNRQHVSDIRLTGRNTSGVRLIRLMAGDVISALARVPKSDDEGDSDFPIEDADGQIDLFV, encoded by the coding sequence ATGCAGCGTGAAAGAATACTCCCGATCAGTATTGAAGAAGAAATGCGGGGTTCTTATCTCGATTATTCAATGTCGGTTATTGTCAGTCGAGCGCTGCCCGATGTTCGGGACGGTCTGAAACCGGTTCACCGCCGGGTACTTTACGGCATGCACGAGCTTGGCCTGCAGGCAGGAAAGCCGCATAAAAAGTCAGCCCGTATTGTCGGTGAAGTGCTTGGAAAGTTCCATCCCCACGGTGATACAGCCGTATATGACAGTCTTGTGCGCCTTGTGCAGGACTTCTCCATGCGCTACCCCCTGATTGACGGACAGGGTAACTTTGGCTCTGTTGACGGCGACTCTCCGGCGGCCATGCGATACACCGAGGTTCGCATGAAGGCTATTGCCGGTGAAATGCTGAAAGATCTCGATAAAGGTACCGTTGATTTTGCCCTGAACTTTGATGACTCCCTTGAGGAGCCGACTGTTCTGCCTTCAGCAATTCCGAACCTGCTTGCAAACGGTTCATCCGGTATCGCTGTCGGTATGGCAACCAACATCCCTCCCCAGAATCTCAGGGAGATTGTTGACGGCATGATTGCCCTGATTGCCAATCCGGAGCTTGAGATTGCCGATCTCATGAAATTTGTCATTGCTCCTGATTTCCCGACAGGAGGTATTATCTATGGTTACGAGGGTGTCCGGAACGCCTATATGACCGGCAGGGGCAAGGTGGTTATCCGTGCCCGTGCTCTTGTTGAAGTGACCCAGAAAAACGGGCGCGAATCCATAATCGTTACCGAGCTGCCCTATCAGGTCAACAAGGTGCGTCTGATCGAGAAAATTGTTGAGCTGGTGCACGATAAAAAGCTGGAAGGTATTGCCGATATCCGTGATGAGTCCGACCGTGACGGTATGCGTCTGGTTATAGAGCTGAAGCGTGATGCTGTAGCCAAGGTTGTGCTGAACAACCTCTACAAGCATACCCCGATGCAGGACACCTTCGGGGTGATCATGCTGGCGCTGGTTGACGGTGTGCCGAGGGTGCTCAATCTCAAAGAGATGATGATCTACTACATCAAGCATCGCAATGAGATTGTTCTGCGCCGCACCCGCTACGATCTTGATACTGCCGAAAAGAGAGCCCATATTCTTGAAGGACTGAAGATCTGTCTTGACAATCTTGATGAGGTGATCACCACCATCCGCCAGTCTCCTGATGCGAATACGGCGCAGGAGAAGCTCATGGAACGTTTCGGTCTTTCCGAGCTTCAGTCAAAGGCTATTCTTGAGATGCGCCTGCAGCGTCTGACCGGAATGGAGCGCAAGAAGATCGATATGGAGTACACCGAGACGCTTGCCCTTATCGAGGAGCTTAAATTTATTCTCAGCAGTCCCGAGAAGCAGATGGAGATTATCCGCGAGGAGCTGCTCAAGGTCAGAGAGGTTTACGGCGATGCCCGCCGCACTGAGATTGTTCCCCAGGAGGGCGACTTCTCCATTGAGGATATGATCGCGCAGGAAGATGTGGTGATCACCATCACCCATGACGGCTTCATCAAGCGCTTCCCGGTTTCAGGCTATCGCCGTCAGGCGCGTGGAGGCAAAGGGGTTACCGGCGCACAGGCAAAGCATGATGACTTTATCGAGCACATGTTTATTGCCTCAACGCACAACTATATTCTTTTCTTCACCAATCGTGGCCGTTGCTACTGGCTTAAAGTGTACGAAATTCCCGAGGCCGGAAGGGCGGCAAGAGGCAGGGCTCTGGCCAACATCATGGAGCTTCAGCCGGGTGAAAAGATCAGGGCCTATATCAACATCCGCAATTTTGACGAGCCGGGCTTCATTGTTATGGCAACGACCAACGGGATTGTTAAAAAAACACCGCTCGACGATTTTTCACACCCGCGTCGTAACGGTATTGCCGCCATCACGATTGAAGAGCACGATGAGCTTCTCGATGCCCGTCTGACCGATGGCGAACACCAGATTATACTGGCCAAGAGCTCCGGTTTTGTTGTTCGTTTTGCCGAGGCTGAAATCCGCTCCATGGGCCGTACCGCCATGGGCGTCAAGGGCATCACGCTCGATGAGGGTGAAAAATGTATTTCAATGGTCACCACCAAGCGGTTCGATACCGCCCTGCTTGCAGTGACTGACAATGGTTTCGGCAAGAGAAGCCGCGTGGAGGACTATCGTCTTACACGGCGAGGTGCAAGAGGGGTCATTACACTCAAGGCGCATGAAAAGATCGGTGCGCTTGTCGGCCTGCTCGACGTGAACGACGATGATGATCTGATCATCATCACAACGCACGGAATTGTCAATCGTCAGCATGTATCCGACATCCGCCTCACAGGAAGGAACACTTCAGGAGTCCGTCTTATCAGACTGATGGCCGGGGATGTAATTTCCGCCCTTGCAAGAGTGCCGAAGAGTGACGATGAGGGTGACAGTGATTTCCCGATTGAAGATGCAGATGGCCAGATTGATCTATTTGTTTGA
- the tsaE gene encoding tRNA (adenosine(37)-N6)-threonylcarbamoyltransferase complex ATPase subunit type 1 TsaE, which produces MTQEFHSHSADETRKYAREFAAGLHDGDVVSLCGDLGAGKTEFMRGITEFFVCEEQLSSPTFPLFNIYEGTLRGEQVTLHHFDLYRIESQKELEAIGFDEYLSSAFLSVVEWADRFPEYARFYTATVRLERTGEESRNIVISKAP; this is translated from the coding sequence ATGACCCAGGAGTTCCACTCTCACTCTGCCGATGAGACCCGAAAGTATGCACGGGAGTTTGCTGCAGGATTGCATGACGGAGATGTTGTTTCGCTCTGCGGTGATCTGGGTGCGGGTAAAACCGAGTTCATGCGGGGGATTACGGAGTTTTTTGTGTGCGAAGAGCAGCTTTCAAGCCCGACATTTCCATTGTTTAATATTTATGAGGGTACACTTCGCGGAGAGCAGGTTACCCTGCATCACTTCGATCTCTACCGGATTGAGTCACAGAAGGAGCTTGAGGCGATCGGGTTTGACGAATACCTCTCCTCTGCCTTTCTCTCCGTTGTGGAGTGGGCAGACCGCTTTCCTGAGTACGCCCGATTCTACACCGCAACGGTCAGGCTTGAGCGAACCGGTGAAGAGAGCCGCAATATTGTCATTAGCAAAGCCCCGTAG
- a CDS encoding RNA recognition motif domain-containing protein: MNIYIGNLPYTVSEDDLRDAFSQFGQVDSANIITDKFSGRSKGFGFVDMPNDSEAREAIESMNDKDLKGRTIKVNEARPREERPARRDRY, from the coding sequence ATGAATATTTACATTGGCAATTTGCCTTACACTGTTTCTGAAGATGATCTTCGCGATGCGTTCTCCCAGTTCGGACAGGTCGATAGCGCAAACATCATTACCGACAAGTTTTCAGGCCGTTCCAAAGGGTTCGGATTTGTTGACATGCCTAATGACAGTGAAGCTCGTGAAGCCATCGAATCAATGAATGACAAAGATTTGAAAGGCCGCACTATAAAGGTAAACGAAGCGAGGCCTCGCGAAGAAAGGCCGGCAAGAAGAGATCGTTATTAA
- a CDS encoding P-II family nitrogen regulator, translating to MKLITAIIRPDRLDHVREALIQADITRITVSRVTGHGRQEDIDIYRGQKIAPNLIPKIRLDIAVNDEFVEITVDTIINAASHGEGEIGAGKIFISPLEECIRIRTKERGGKAI from the coding sequence ATGAAACTGATAACTGCAATCATACGGCCGGACCGTCTCGACCATGTTCGGGAAGCACTGATCCAGGCCGATATAACAAGAATTACTGTCAGCCGGGTTACCGGTCATGGCCGGCAGGAGGATATTGATATCTATCGGGGCCAGAAAATAGCACCCAACCTGATTCCGAAAATCAGGCTTGATATTGCGGTCAATGATGAGTTTGTTGAGATTACGGTTGATACCATCATCAATGCAGCAAGTCATGGTGAAGGCGAGATCGGTGCCGGCAAGATTTTCATTTCGCCTCTTGAGGAGTGCATTCGAATCCGCACAAAGGAGAGGGGTGGGAAGGCGATATAG
- a CDS encoding BrnA antitoxin family protein, giving the protein MEKNGRIVRYTDEELIAMQERGEDKSNWAGAEAMTDTEIEAAIADDPGEAGMVVDWSTASVELPQPKAVLNMRVDYDIMEFFRSQGKGYQTKINAVLRTYVDQKLHRAKR; this is encoded by the coding sequence ATGGAGAAGAACGGGCGTATCGTCAGATATACGGATGAAGAGTTGATTGCAATGCAGGAGCGTGGTGAAGACAAAAGTAACTGGGCAGGAGCCGAGGCTATGACTGATACAGAAATTGAAGCTGCTATTGCTGACGATCCCGGTGAAGCAGGTATGGTGGTTGATTGGTCAACTGCTTCGGTGGAACTGCCTCAGCCGAAGGCCGTACTCAACATGCGCGTTGATTACGACATCATGGAGTTTTTCCGCAGCCAGGGAAAGGGCTACCAGACAAAAATCAACGCCGTGTTACGCACTTACGTCGATCAAAAACTCCATCGCGCCAAGCGGTAA
- a CDS encoding tetratricopeptide repeat protein: MACLLYSGYIALAESANTLFDEGYALHQKGDLSGAIRLYSRAIESNPVFAMAYQMRGAAQQKLKKYPQAIHDYTLVIEYGESYFKAVGYYNRGIIYNMTGAYSDAIADFTKVIELDKKMAGAFFHRGIAKSKTGDLAGRFDDFRQAARLGDSNAETFLNTYFPDWRLPPLLPAPIPTPITAPAEPVKQENP; encoded by the coding sequence GTGGCATGTTTGCTTTATTCAGGCTATATCGCCCTTGCGGAATCAGCAAATACCCTGTTCGATGAAGGGTATGCCTTGCATCAGAAAGGTGATCTGAGCGGTGCAATAAGACTCTATTCGAGGGCGATTGAAAGCAATCCGGTTTTCGCCATGGCCTATCAGATGCGCGGAGCAGCGCAGCAGAAGCTTAAAAAATATCCGCAGGCTATCCACGACTACACGTTGGTTATCGAATACGGTGAGTCATACTTCAAGGCTGTCGGCTATTACAATCGGGGCATTATTTATAATATGACCGGAGCTTACAGCGACGCTATTGCTGACTTTACCAAGGTTATTGAACTCGACAAAAAAATGGCCGGTGCATTTTTTCACCGGGGCATTGCAAAAAGCAAAACCGGCGATCTTGCAGGGCGCTTTGATGACTTTCGTCAGGCGGCAAGGCTTGGCGACAGTAATGCCGAAACATTTCTGAACACCTATTTTCCTGACTGGAGGTTGCCTCCGTTACTTCCGGCCCCAATTCCGACACCAATTACCGCTCCAGCTGAACCGGTAAAACAGGAGAACCCGTAA
- a CDS encoding Nmad3 family putative nucleotide modification protein produces MKGLLVRVGIDQTYGGWNAPCLDNNSFCYVPIPISSKPQDPEVLEHGFETTYDAFEQAYLCLPPSNAAAFPYKLHAKQCHLDPDFRFLSYGDSGERASRIKNFFKDSKDNFIAFYASFNPVEHNELPLVYAIIGLYRFDDVVLANQVPEHQRCQNAHTRVIDYQKSENKDIVIFGDKSNSGRLKYLLPIGERRSNYHYYVMKELFEQWGGISVHDGWIQRSAYLPEFLNPGSFLKWFNSQNPEFMHDNNVIY; encoded by the coding sequence ATGAAAGGATTATTGGTCAGAGTCGGTATCGATCAAACTTACGGTGGTTGGAATGCCCCATGTCTTGACAATAATTCTTTTTGTTACGTCCCCATACCAATTTCTTCGAAACCGCAGGATCCGGAAGTACTTGAGCATGGATTTGAAACTACTTACGATGCGTTTGAACAAGCTTACCTATGTTTGCCGCCATCAAATGCTGCGGCTTTCCCGTATAAGTTACATGCAAAGCAATGCCACCTTGATCCTGATTTCCGTTTTCTGAGCTATGGTGACTCTGGTGAAAGAGCAAGCCGGATAAAGAATTTTTTTAAAGATTCAAAGGATAACTTTATTGCTTTCTATGCGAGTTTTAATCCCGTTGAACATAATGAGCTACCTCTTGTTTATGCCATAATAGGATTATACAGATTTGATGACGTTGTTCTGGCAAATCAAGTACCTGAACATCAACGTTGCCAAAACGCACACACAAGAGTGATAGACTACCAGAAATCCGAAAATAAAGATATCGTCATTTTTGGTGATAAAAGTAACTCCGGAAGATTGAAGTATCTATTGCCAATAGGTGAACGCCGTAGCAACTATCATTATTATGTTATGAAAGAATTATTTGAACAATGGGGTGGTATAAGTGTCCATGATGGTTGGATTCAAAGAAGTGCATATTTACCGGAATTTCTTAACCCCGGATCTTTTCTGAAATGGTTTAATAGTCAAAATCCTGAATTCATGCATGACAATAACGTAATTTACTAG
- a CDS encoding mobile mystery protein A: MEKKSLQIEQLNSKMQVVAEIKKITPPPTGWIKAVRSALGITLQQLGNKISITKQSIQDIERREKEGSVTLKTLRDVANALDMELVYGFVPKDGSLDALIYRKSKELATQIVSRTSNTMMLEEQQNSPQRLQKAIEEKTGDIKYEMPKQLWD; this comes from the coding sequence ATGGAAAAAAAGTCATTACAGATAGAGCAACTCAACAGCAAAATGCAGGTGGTTGCGGAAATAAAAAAAATCACCCCGCCTCCAACAGGCTGGATAAAAGCAGTGCGTTCAGCGCTGGGAATCACGCTACAGCAGTTAGGCAATAAGATTTCTATTACAAAACAAAGCATTCAGGATATTGAACGAAGGGAAAAAGAGGGCTCTGTTACGCTCAAAACCCTCAGGGATGTCGCCAATGCTTTGGATATGGAGCTGGTTTATGGTTTCGTGCCAAAAGATGGCTCACTGGATGCTCTTATTTATCGGAAATCAAAAGAGCTGGCCACTCAAATTGTGTCGCGTACGTCCAACACCATGATGCTCGAAGAGCAGCAGAACTCCCCGCAGCGTCTTCAAAAAGCCATCGAAGAGAAGACGGGTGACATTAAATATGAAATGCCCAAACAGTTATGGGATTAG
- a CDS encoding ammonium transporter, whose product MRKKVLTALLLLPAALLFQSSAWAADAAATDSGTTSWMLTSTALVLLMVPGLAMFYGGLVRTKNVIGTMMHSFAAMVIIGVLWPLVGYSLSFGPGILGGFVGWNDNYFMLQGIDETIMPTHIPEYVFAMFQGKFAIITPALIAGAFAERVNFKGYAVFIALWCILVYSPICHWVWAADGFLFNLGAAGAIDFAGGTVVHISSGVTALVAALYLGKRRGYPKNVMHPNNLVMTLIGAGLLWVGWFGFNAGSAIASDLATARALTVTQVAAAAGAFTWMVIEMFQHGKATSLGVASGILAGLVAITPAAGVVQPSGAFALGALAAIFCYSAILLKSKLGYDDSLDAFGVHGVGGIVGALALVFFIRPAWMAAAAEKVGGSWTLWQQLGVQATAVGVTIVYAAVVSFILLFIVEKTIGLRISEDDEMSGLDHSMHGEHGYGLINLN is encoded by the coding sequence ATGAGGAAAAAAGTTTTAACGGCCCTGCTGCTTTTACCGGCAGCATTGTTGTTTCAAAGTAGTGCCTGGGCCGCTGATGCTGCAGCTACTGACAGTGGTACCACATCGTGGATGTTGACGTCTACAGCTTTGGTATTGCTTATGGTTCCGGGACTTGCCATGTTCTATGGCGGACTTGTCCGTACCAAGAACGTTATTGGTACCATGATGCACAGTTTTGCCGCAATGGTGATTATTGGCGTTCTCTGGCCGCTGGTCGGCTATTCGTTGAGTTTTGGTCCCGGTATTCTTGGCGGTTTTGTCGGGTGGAATGATAATTATTTCATGCTGCAGGGGATTGATGAAACGATCATGCCCACCCATATTCCGGAGTATGTGTTTGCCATGTTCCAGGGAAAATTTGCCATTATCACACCGGCCCTGATTGCCGGTGCCTTTGCCGAGAGGGTTAATTTCAAGGGGTATGCTGTTTTTATAGCGCTCTGGTGCATACTTGTCTATAGCCCTATTTGCCATTGGGTATGGGCGGCAGACGGCTTTCTTTTCAATCTTGGTGCTGCCGGAGCCATTGATTTTGCCGGGGGCACGGTTGTTCACATCTCTTCCGGTGTAACAGCTCTTGTTGCTGCGCTCTATCTTGGTAAACGGCGTGGTTATCCGAAAAACGTCATGCACCCGAATAATCTTGTCATGACCCTTATCGGAGCAGGGCTTCTCTGGGTAGGATGGTTCGGTTTCAACGCAGGAAGTGCTATCGCCAGTGACCTGGCGACAGCCAGAGCACTTACGGTAACCCAGGTTGCGGCTGCTGCAGGCGCATTTACCTGGATGGTTATTGAAATGTTTCAGCATGGTAAGGCAACCAGTCTCGGTGTTGCGTCCGGAATTCTTGCGGGTCTTGTTGCCATAACACCGGCAGCAGGAGTTGTACAGCCTTCAGGTGCCTTTGCTCTTGGTGCACTTGCCGCTATTTTCTGCTACAGTGCAATTTTGCTCAAGAGCAAACTCGGTTACGATGACAGTCTTGATGCATTTGGCGTGCATGGTGTTGGTGGTATTGTTGGCGCTCTTGCTCTTGTGTTTTTTATTCGTCCGGCATGGATGGCGGCAGCTGCAGAAAAAGTCGGGGGTAGCTGGACACTCTGGCAGCAGCTTGGCGTGCAGGCAACTGCAGTGGGTGTTACTATTGTGTATGCGGCGGTTGTTTCCTTTATTCTGCTCTTCATTGTAGAAAAAACAATCGGTCTGCGTATCAGCGAAGATGATGAAATGTCCGGTCTCGATCACAGTATGCATGGTGAGCATGGATATGGTCTTATCAACCTTAATTAA
- the rsfS gene encoding ribosome silencing factor produces MSSLKKKGKETADQVKEVAISELLAKRSAELALEKKCEDVKILDLRGLTSITDFFVIVTADSERKAKAAAEHIVDELKEDDERPMHVEGMDSMHWILLDYVDVVVHIFMADERRFYDLESLWSDAPSVLVS; encoded by the coding sequence ATGAGCAGTCTGAAAAAGAAAGGAAAAGAGACGGCAGATCAGGTAAAAGAGGTGGCGATCAGTGAATTGCTGGCAAAAAGAAGTGCCGAACTGGCGCTGGAGAAAAAATGTGAGGATGTAAAGATTCTTGACCTCAGGGGTCTGACCTCGATTACAGATTTTTTTGTCATTGTAACTGCTGATTCGGAGCGCAAGGCAAAGGCTGCGGCGGAGCATATTGTTGATGAGCTGAAAGAGGATGATGAGCGTCCGATGCACGTTGAGGGTATGGATTCAATGCACTGGATACTGCTTGATTATGTCGATGTTGTTGTGCATATCTTTATGGCGGATGAGCGTCGTTTTTATGATCTTGAATCGCTCTGGTCTGATGCCCCGTCAGTTCTTGTGAGCTGA
- a CDS encoding DUF1015 domain-containing protein, protein MPEITPFRAILYSPDLLKSADALICPPYDVISPEFQAQLYQGSLFNAIRLELPMESDPYAAAAERLAEWLHGGELLKEREPAIYPYFQTFEDSEGRKHTRNGFFSAMRLYDFSEKKVLPHEKTLSGPKADRLNLFRKTRANISPIFGLYADESKTADRVMQAFAESNEPVIDALFQGVRNRMWRITDPALITSLQESLLNRPVYIADGHHRYDTGVNYRNERASANPSHSGSEPYNFILTYLANIYDEGLLIFPIHRLVHSLEGFDPASLKTRLEEFFAVTELKDREALKAFLDSEPSSFAYGVVSKGVVLGIALKTDPKPLLDPARPEALQRLGLVLLHDLIFGRLLGITQDSMAKQSNLTYVKDDREVFAAVDSGKVQVGFVVKPTTVEQVLAVSETGEVMPQKSTFFYPKLMTGLLFNPLD, encoded by the coding sequence ATGCCGGAAATTACCCCTTTCAGGGCCATTCTCTATAGCCCCGATCTGCTGAAGAGTGCAGACGCACTGATATGCCCGCCCTACGATGTTATCTCTCCCGAATTTCAGGCGCAGCTCTATCAGGGCTCTTTATTTAATGCCATCCGTCTTGAGTTGCCGATGGAGTCTGATCCCTATGCAGCGGCGGCTGAGCGTCTGGCTGAGTGGCTCCATGGGGGTGAACTGCTGAAGGAAAGAGAGCCTGCGATCTACCCCTATTTTCAGACCTTTGAAGATTCTGAAGGCAGAAAGCATACCCGGAACGGATTTTTTTCGGCGATGCGCCTTTATGATTTTTCAGAAAAAAAGGTACTGCCGCATGAAAAAACCCTGTCAGGCCCCAAGGCTGACCGGCTGAACCTGTTCAGGAAAACCAGAGCCAACATCAGCCCCATTTTCGGTCTCTACGCCGATGAATCCAAAACGGCTGATCGTGTAATGCAGGCCTTTGCCGAATCAAATGAACCGGTTATTGATGCGCTCTTTCAGGGAGTGAGAAACCGGATGTGGAGGATAACCGACCCGGCCCTTATCACTTCGCTCCAGGAGTCGCTCCTCAACAGGCCGGTCTACATTGCTGACGGTCATCACCGTTATGATACCGGAGTAAACTATCGCAATGAGCGTGCATCAGCAAACCCCTCTCACAGCGGCAGTGAACCCTATAATTTCATCCTGACCTATCTGGCCAATATTTATGATGAAGGGCTGCTGATTTTTCCGATTCACCGGCTGGTGCACAGTCTGGAAGGATTTGATCCCGCCAGTTTAAAAACACGACTTGAGGAGTTTTTTGCTGTGACCGAACTCAAGGATCGGGAAGCCCTGAAAGCATTTCTTGATAGTGAGCCATCCAGCTTTGCCTACGGAGTCGTTTCAAAGGGAGTGGTGCTCGGCATCGCTCTGAAAACCGATCCAAAACCGCTGCTTGATCCTGCCCGTCCGGAGGCTCTCCAGCGCCTCGGTCTGGTGCTTCTGCACGATCTCATTTTTGGCCGCCTGCTTGGCATCACGCAGGACTCAATGGCAAAACAGAGCAATCTGACCTATGTGAAGGATGACCGGGAGGTGTTTGCTGCGGTTGACTCCGGCAAGGTGCAGGTGGGTTTTGTGGTCAAGCCGACCACGGTTGAACAGGTGCTGGCTGTTTCGGAGACAGGCGAGGTTATGCCCCAGAAATCCACCTTCTTCTATCCGAAACTCATGACCGGCCTTCTCTTTAATCCGCTTGACTGA
- a CDS encoding segregation and condensation protein A produces MFRISLDEFEGPLDLLLFFIKRDELDIYNIPVSKITADFISYISEVRILNLEIAAEFIYMASMLMSIKANMLLPRPAEDGSSADEFDPRTELVQRLLEYKRIKEASTALDQLARERETLFARSFFEEFEPEVIDELDEPVNRPTLYHLMQAYKSVLENMPRTMTRSVSDAPVTVEEQTLLILKRLEAEVQVSFTSVLEGITERIILVVTFLAVLEMCKNRRIIVLVKDGHDDFWITQRAGA; encoded by the coding sequence ATGTTCAGGATCAGCCTTGACGAGTTTGAAGGGCCGCTTGATTTGCTGCTTTTTTTCATCAAGCGTGATGAACTGGATATTTATAATATTCCTGTTTCAAAGATAACTGCGGACTTTATCAGCTATATCAGCGAGGTCAGGATCCTGAATCTTGAAATTGCCGCAGAGTTTATCTATATGGCCTCAATGCTGATGAGCATCAAGGCTAATATGCTGCTTCCGCGTCCGGCTGAGGATGGATCGTCCGCCGATGAGTTTGATCCCCGGACTGAACTTGTGCAACGGCTTTTGGAGTATAAGCGTATCAAAGAGGCCTCAACTGCTCTGGATCAGCTTGCCCGGGAGCGGGAAACGCTTTTTGCCAGGAGCTTTTTTGAGGAGTTTGAACCTGAGGTTATTGATGAGCTTGATGAGCCGGTCAATCGGCCGACACTCTACCATCTTATGCAGGCCTATAAGTCTGTGCTTGAAAACATGCCCCGTACCATGACCCGTAGCGTCTCGGATGCACCGGTAACGGTTGAAGAGCAGACCCTGCTGATTCTGAAGAGACTTGAAGCAGAGGTTCAGGTTTCGTTTACTTCCGTGCTTGAAGGTATTACGGAACGCATTATTCTTGTTGTTACTTTTCTTGCTGTGCTTGAAATGTGTAAAAACCGACGAATTATTGTGCTGGTCAAAGATGGCCATGATGATTTCTGGATTACCCAGAGAGCCGGCGCGTGA